Within Dysgonomonas sp. HDW5A, the genomic segment TACAGGGCAATGACCATACTAAATAACGAACCTTATCACCACGAATAAACCTAAATCACACGCCTCCTCAAAATGTTAATTATTTTAGCTTATGGGGATTTATTTTATTATTTGTTCAGGATTAATTATAAAATACCTTACCTTTGCCATTCATTTAAGTTATTAAGAATCTTATGTGGAGCCATCTCTCCAGACAATATATATTTTTGTTATTTAGATCTCTGATTATTAAGCGAGTCTACAAACTCGGGCACCTGAATATAGATACAATCCAACCCAAGTCGAACTTTCATTATTATTCTTATTGAATGGAATGCTTGAGGAAATATAAAAACACAAATATGGTTGAGCAATCCGAATCTCGACCCTTACTACCGGAGCATAAAAGAAATCTATTACATTATATAATCCCTAAACTATCAAATTTTATCATGAGGAGAAAACTATTTTTTCTGCTTTTCGCTATTTTATTTGGTTCGATATCAGCCTTTTCACAAAATGTGATAAAAGGTATAGTAATCGACAAAGACACCAAAGAGGCCTTAATTGGCGTATCTGTTTATTCGGAAGAAAGCAAGGTTGGAACTTCTACTGATCTTGACGGAACTTTCAGTCTGCATGTATCATCAATAAAAGGTAAAGTTACATTTACTTATGTAGGGTACAGTCCGTTAAAACTAGACGCGAAAGCCGATTTAGGTACAATCGAATTAGAAAGTAATGCTATAGGTCTTAAAGACGTGGTAGTAACATCATCTGTTGCTATCAGACGTAAAACTCCCGTAGCAATTTCGGTGATTGAACCTGAAATGCTTGAGACAAAACTTAGTTCTCAGGAGTTTCCCGAAATCCTGAAATCAACACCGGGTGTATATGCCACAAAACAGGGTGGAGGTTATGGTGATTCACGTATCAACTTACGTGGTTTTGAATCTGCCAACATCGCAGTAATGGTGAATGGTGTTCCTGTTAATGACATGGAATGGGGAGGTGTTTACTGGTCTAACTGGGCAGGACTTCAAGACGTAACACGCTCACTACAAGTACAACGTGGTCTTGGAGCATCTAAAGTTTCTGCTCCATCGGTAGGAGGAACAATTAATATTGTAACCAAATCAACCGATTCTGAAAAAGGAGGAGCTGTACTATACAGTATGGGTAATGACGGATACAATAAAATTGCATTTAATGTATCAACAGGTCTTAGTAAAAACGGATGGGCGATGAGTTTCCTAGGTTCTAAAACTTGGGGAGACGGATATATTTTAGGTACTGAATTCGAAGGCTATAGCTGGTTTCTTAATATATCAAAAATAATAAACGAGAATCACCAGTTGTCTTTTACAGCTTTCGGTGCACCTCAATGGCACAACCAACGTTATAATGGTGACAAAATGTTGATTACTGAATGGCAACAACAAAAGGATAAATATAAATTTAATCCAACTTATGGTTTTGATGCTCAAGGTCAACGCGTAGAAGCAAACCGCAACCGCTACCATAAACCTCAGATTTCATTGAACCATTTCTGGACTATCAATGATAAATCGAGTTTATCTTCTGTCGTATACATGTCTATCGGAGACGGTGCAGGACGTGCTTGGAGAGGTAATTCTTCGGTATACTCGAACCTATATGGAACAACGACTGCAACGGGAATGCTAAATACAAAATACCGTGATCCCAGAACCGGATACATGGATTATGGTAAATTGCAACAAGAAAATTCCGATGACCCTAATGGTTCTCAGGCAGTACTTACCGAATCGCGCAACAACCATATATGGACAGGTTTAATCTCTACATATACAACCAAACTGACCAATGAAATTGATGTGTATGGAGGAGTAGACCTTCGTTATTATGCAGGATTACATGACGGAAAAATTGTAGATCTTATGGGAGGACAATTTTTCATAGATCCGTCTCGCGCTAAAATAAATGAAGCAAACAGACCCGGACTTACAAGTTCATTCATTAATGAAAAGCTACAAGTCGGAGACATTGTATATCGCGATAATACCGGATATGTTGTTCAAGAAGGTGTATTTTCTCAAGCAGAATACAATAAAGATAAATTAAGTGTATTTATTTCAGGATCTATTTCGAACAGTACTTACTGGAAAATTGATAGATTTTACTACAGTAAAGAAAACCAAAAGTCGGATGTAAAGAGCTTTCTTGGTTTTAATATCAAAGGCGGAGCCAATTACAACTTAAC encodes:
- a CDS encoding carboxypeptidase-like regulatory domain-containing protein; its protein translation is MRRKLFFLLFAILFGSISAFSQNVIKGIVIDKDTKEALIGVSVYSEESKVGTSTDLDGTFSLHVSSIKGKVTFTYVGYSPLKLDAKADLGTIELESNAIGLKDVVVTSSVAIRRKTPVAISVIEPEMLETKLSSQEFPEILKSTPGVYATKQGGGYGDSRINLRGFESANIAVMVNGVPVNDMEWGGVYWSNWAGLQDVTRSLQVQRGLGASKVSAPSVGGTINIVTKSTDSEKGGAVLYSMGNDGYNKIAFNVSTGLSKNGWAMSFLGSKTWGDGYILGTEFEGYSWFLNISKIINENHQLSFTAFGAPQWHNQRYNGDKMLITEWQQQKDKYKFNPTYGFDAQGQRVEANRNRYHKPQISLNHFWTINDKSSLSSVVYMSIGDGAGRAWRGNSSVYSNLYGTTTATGMLNTKYRDPRTGYMDYGKLQQENSDDPNGSQAVLTESRNNHIWTGLISTYTTKLTNEIDVYGGVDLRYYAGLHDGKIVDLMGGQFFIDPSRAKINEANRPGLTSSFINEKLQVGDIVYRDNTGYVVQEGVFSQAEYNKDKLSVFISGSISNSTYWKIDRFYYSKENQKSDVKSFLGFNIKGGANYNLTEEHNVFFNTGYLSRAPFMSGGYFTSIHTSNAVNKNAINEKLFSAELGYGYRSRFFTANLNVYYTKWMDRTTVRTFGNDQNAFVNLSGLDARHQGIELDFVLKPTHNLEITGMVSLGDWIWDSRTQGFVYDSYGQPSDGNNPVAPEDQKPITIDMKGVKVGNSAQTTFATGASYRLLDGLTVGADFTFYANNYADYAIEVPDIGGTYKYNTPYKVPNAGLLDLRANYRFKIGPFDANLMGNVNNALDQVYISDSRDLNPRTEGAHDWKQVAVMYGFGRTYTTTLKVKF